CTTCTATGGTAATTTGAAGTAGACAATGTGTAAAGAGAAAGGAAGTTGAAAAGTGGATTTACAACTTAAGGGGAAAAATGCAGTTGTTCTTGCAGGAAGCCAAGGTCTTGGAGAAGCTATTGTTGAAGGATTTGTGAAAGAGGGAACAAATGTTATTATTGCAAGTCGCTCAGAAGACAAGCTAGCTCAAATATGTAAGGAGCTAACAAAAAAAGGGGAGTCACGTGTTCTATATCAGAAAACGGATATTACGAAACCTGAAGATATTGAAGTCCTTTTAGAACGAGTAAAGGCGGAGTTTGGTTCACTAGATATTTTAATTAATAACAGCGGAGGACCGAAAGCTGGTACACTTAATGAATTAACTGATGAAGATTTTTACAATGCCTTTGAACTCAACCTTCTTAGTTATGTGAGGTCAATTAGAGCTTTCTTTCCGCTTCTAAAAGAAAAAGGAGGAAAAATCATTAACATCGCTTCTTCTTCTATTAAGGAACCAATTGAGGGGCTTCTTCTATCAAATGTTTTCCGCACGGGTGTTGTAGGATTGACAAAAACAATTGCAGGTGAATTTGCTCCGTATAACATTTTAGTAAACACGGTAGCACCAGGTAGAATTGCAACAGCTCGAGTTGAGCATCTTGATGAAGTAAGAGCTGAAAAACAGGGAAAAAGTATCGAACAAGTAGGACAGGAAGCCAAGGCTGGCATCCCGCTTGGCCGTTATGGAGAACCTAGAGAATTTGCAAATGTTGTTTTGTTTTTAAGCTCTGATGCAAATACATATATGACGGGAAGCTCATTTTTAGTCGATGGTGGGGCAGTGAAGTCCATTTAAAAACAGTTGGACTAATGTCCAACTGTTTTTCATTATAACCACGTTGTTAAACGGTCAAGGTCAAAGCGTTCGCTTTGGTGAGCTTCTTTTGCTGCTTTTCCAATTGAAATGAGCATAACAGGTAGATATCTATCGCTCACTTTAAATTCTTCCACGAAGTTTTTTGCATTGAAGCCGCCCATTGCACATGTATCATATCCTTTTGCTTTTGAGGCATGCATAAGAGTCATAGCGGCTAAAGAAGCATTTGTAAATGCTGCATCACGAGCGAAAATATCGTTTTTATAAGCACGGTTAATTTGACCTGCTAAAATGTCTTTTACTTCCGCTGTCATTGCTTCTCTATCTACAAGTGGATTATATACATCATCTACATTTTTGTTTGCTTCTAAATCACCTAAAACAGCAACAACGGCTGAAGCTTCTGTGACTTGGTTTTGATTATAAGCAATTGGTAAAAGGCGCTGTTTTGCTTCATCACTTGTAAATACCATGAAATGCCAATGCTGAAGATTCCATGCAGATGGAGATTTTGCTGTTGCAGTTAAAATGTCCTTTAGTTCTTGTTCTGATATTTTATGTGAAGCATCATAATTTCTAACTGATGTACGAGCTTCAACAACTTCAAAAAAGTTTTGTTCCATTGAGAAACCTCCAAATTATAATATTAACTAAGTTAAAGAGTGTAAAGGGGAGCAAGCAAAAAGTCAAACAGTTTGTTTTTAGTATGTGTTCGATAAAGAAAAAATACTTGAGGTGAGGAAAATGAGTCAATTATATAAGGTTGGATTTATTGGAACAGGAGTAATGGGAAAAAGCATGGCTTCCCATCTTCAGCATCAAGGTCATGAACTTTTTGTGTATACAAGAACGAAGGAAAAGGCGCAGTCATTAATTGATGAAGGAGCCGTATGGTGCTCTATAAGAGAAATAGCAGAAACGTGCGATGTTGTAATGACAATGGTTGGCTATCCAAGTGATGTAAAAGAAGTATATTTTAGTGAGCAAGGCTTATTAAACAATGCTAAAGCGGGCACTTACCTCATTGATTTTACAACTTCAACACCTTCTTTAGCACAAGAAATTTATAGAAGCGCAAGAGAAAAAGGGATTTATACGCTTGATGCTCCTGTGTCAGGAGGAGACATCGGTGCTCGAAATGCTACGTTAACAATTATGGTTGGTGGAGATGAGAAAGTTTTTGATACGTGTTCTCCAATGCTGAAAGCGCTAGGAGAAAATGTTCTTTTACAAGGACAAGCAGGTGCAGGACAGCATACTAAAATGTGCAATCAAATTGCTATCGCTTCTAATATGCTCGGTATCTGTGAGGCAGTTGCATACGCTAAAAAAGCAGGATTAGAGCAGGAAAATGTATTAAAATCGATTTCAGCAGGAGCAGCTGGAAGTTGGTCATTAAGTAACTTAGCTCCTCGAATTATAAATGGTGACTTTGAGCCAGGTTTTTTTGTGAAACATTTTATTAAAGATTTGAAAATTGCGCTTGATGAAGCGGAAAAGATGAATTTTAAAATGCCTGGAGTTGAAATGGCGAAAGAAATGTATGAAAAGTTAGCACAACAAGGGTTTGAAAATAAAGGTACTCAAGTGCTTTACAAATGGTATGAATAAACAAGGATAAAGAGCTCAGCTTTCCTCCACAATAAATGGTGAAGGAGTTGAGGACAATGGCAAAACGCACAAAGAAACATGATGCAGATCAAAAAAATAAAAAAGGTTTTGACTCATCAAAAACGGATACTGAGTTTAGCCGTGAAATGGGAAGTGCCAAAGCAAATCGTAAACATAAAGAAGATATGAAAAAGCAAAACGCTTCAAAAAATGCAGGATTATATAAAGGTGGATTATAAAAGGAAATCCTCCCCTACTAGGGGAGGATTTCTTTTTATTTTAAGTAACGTTCCATTCGATCTATTCCTTCTTTTAACTGTTCCATTGAACAAGCATAAGAAAGGCGTACATATCCTTGTCCATAATCTGAAAAGGCCGTACCTGGTGTGAGCGCAACACCAGCTTCTTTGACAAGATTTAAAGCGAACTCGTGTGAATCGTGATGAAAAGGCTTAATAGATGGAAAAATATAAAACGCTCCACTTGGTTTTGTAACGGTAAAGCCCATTTTAACAAGTCTTTCATAGGCGTATTCCATCCGTTTTTTGTATTCCCTCTTCATTGGCAGTGCATCATCTTTTCCCTCTGTTAAGGCAGCAAGTGCACCCTTTTGAGATACAGAAGAAGCGCATGAAACGCTATATTGTAGCACTTTAATCATATGTTTTGTAATCTGAGCAGGAGCAAATAAAAAGCCAATGCGCCATCCTGTCATTGAATGTGATTTCGAAACTCCATTTATGACAATCGTTTTTTCTCTCATTGAAGGAATAGAAGCGATTGAAACGTGATTACCGTAAAAAGTAAGTTCGCTATAAATTTCATCTGAAATTACAAAGATATCGTGCTTTTCTAAAAGAGTTGCAATGTCTTGTAATTCTTCAAGTGAAAGAGTCACACCTGTAGGGTTTGATGGATAAGGTAAAATAATGGCTTTTGTGTTTGGTGTAATATGCTTTTTAAGCAGCTCTGCAGTGAGCTTAAAGTCTGTTTCTGTTGTATCAATATGAACGGGCTGAGCACCACAGAGGGAGATAACAGGTTCATATCCTGGATAAACCGGAGCAGGCAAAATGACTTCATCTCCAGCACTTAAAATGGTACGGAAAGCAATATCAATAGCTTGACTTGCTCCAACTGTTACAAGTACTTCATCTTCTGCTCTGTAGTGCAGATTGTAGCGTGAATGAACAAAGCTCGCAGCCGCTTCTCGAAGTTCTATAAATCCTGCATTATGTGTATAGGATGTTACATTATCATCAATGGCTTTTTTAGCTGCTTCTTTAACATGTAACGGTGTCGGGAAATCAGGTTGCCCAATTGTAAATGAGATAACGTCCTCATAGTGAGCAACCATGTTGAAAAACTGGCGGATGCCTGAAATTTTTATGTTTTGTACACTAGTATTAATAAGATGCTCCACTTCGATGTCCTCCATTTTTATAGAAATAATGTTATACATAGAGTACCATATAAAAACGGTAGAAAGAGAAAAGAGTTTTAAAAAAGTCTGTGATGGGTATGTAAACTAGAATACATAAAAAAGAAAGACGTGACATTTTATGATAAGAGTATATGGAATAACGAAAGAGGGGGAGCTTAAAGAAAATTTACCACTTCGCGATACAGGAAGAGCGAGTATTGCTTGGTACTGGGTTGACTTTGATCAACCAACAGATGAGGAAATCAAGCTTCTTTCCAAAAAGTTTCGGTTCCATCCTTTATCAATTGAGGACTGCGTAGAGCATGTACAGCGTCCAAAAATGGATTCCTATGACAAGTATACATTCCTCACAGTTCATTATCTTCAGCAAACAAGTTTACAGGCAGAGGAAATCAACTTTTTTCTTGGGAAAAATTATGTTGTTACATTCCATAAGAAAAGCGTACGAGCTATAAATAATACGTGGGCAAAATTAAGAAAAAATGAAAGGCTACAAAGAGGAGCAACAGAAATTGTACATGATATTATTGACCAAATTGTCGATGATTACTTTCCGCCTCTTTATCGTATCGAAGACCGTCTCAATGAAATTGAGGGAAGTGATGATGAAGAGAGCCGTAGCTCTATCCTTGATGAAGTATTTGAGCTAAGAAGACAGCTAACAAAAATTCGTCGAACTATTTTTCCTATGCGTGAGTTAATATATAAGATTGTTAGCACTCAGCATATAAAGGATGTAGAAGAACAGCATCTTTATTTCCAAGATATTGCAGATCACCTTCTCAAATTAACGGAGCTTGTTGAAGTGAACCGAGATTTTACCTCCGATATACGAGATAACTATATTTCTATGAATTCAGACCGAATGAACAGTATTATGATGACGTTGACCGTCATTACAACTATCTTCATGCCTCTTAGCTTTCTTGCA
The sequence above is a segment of the Priestia filamentosa genome. Coding sequences within it:
- a CDS encoding NAD(P)-dependent oxidoreductase is translated as MSQLYKVGFIGTGVMGKSMASHLQHQGHELFVYTRTKEKAQSLIDEGAVWCSIREIAETCDVVMTMVGYPSDVKEVYFSEQGLLNNAKAGTYLIDFTTSTPSLAQEIYRSAREKGIYTLDAPVSGGDIGARNATLTIMVGGDEKVFDTCSPMLKALGENVLLQGQAGAGQHTKMCNQIAIASNMLGICEAVAYAKKAGLEQENVLKSISAGAAGSWSLSNLAPRIINGDFEPGFFVKHFIKDLKIALDEAEKMNFKMPGVEMAKEMYEKLAQQGFENKGTQVLYKWYE
- the corA gene encoding magnesium/cobalt transporter CorA → MIRVYGITKEGELKENLPLRDTGRASIAWYWVDFDQPTDEEIKLLSKKFRFHPLSIEDCVEHVQRPKMDSYDKYTFLTVHYLQQTSLQAEEINFFLGKNYVVTFHKKSVRAINNTWAKLRKNERLQRGATEIVHDIIDQIVDDYFPPLYRIEDRLNEIEGSDDEESRSSILDEVFELRRQLTKIRRTIFPMRELIYKIVSTQHIKDVEEQHLYFQDIADHLLKLTELVEVNRDFTSDIRDNYISMNSDRMNSIMMTLTVITTIFMPLSFLAGLYGMNFVFMPELKGKYNYFILLGLMAVIAIVLTIWFRRKGWFR
- a CDS encoding aminotransferase A, whose product is MEHLINTSVQNIKISGIRQFFNMVAHYEDVISFTIGQPDFPTPLHVKEAAKKAIDDNVTSYTHNAGFIELREAAASFVHSRYNLHYRAEDEVLVTVGASQAIDIAFRTILSAGDEVILPAPVYPGYEPVISLCGAQPVHIDTTETDFKLTAELLKKHITPNTKAIILPYPSNPTGVTLSLEELQDIATLLEKHDIFVISDEIYSELTFYGNHVSIASIPSMREKTIVINGVSKSHSMTGWRIGFLFAPAQITKHMIKVLQYSVSCASSVSQKGALAALTEGKDDALPMKREYKKRMEYAYERLVKMGFTVTKPSGAFYIFPSIKPFHHDSHEFALNLVKEAGVALTPGTAFSDYGQGYVRLSYACSMEQLKEGIDRMERYLK
- a CDS encoding SDR family oxidoreductase; amino-acid sequence: MDLQLKGKNAVVLAGSQGLGEAIVEGFVKEGTNVIIASRSEDKLAQICKELTKKGESRVLYQKTDITKPEDIEVLLERVKAEFGSLDILINNSGGPKAGTLNELTDEDFYNAFELNLLSYVRSIRAFFPLLKEKGGKIINIASSSIKEPIEGLLLSNVFRTGVVGLTKTIAGEFAPYNILVNTVAPGRIATARVEHLDEVRAEKQGKSIEQVGQEAKAGIPLGRYGEPREFANVVLFLSSDANTYMTGSSFLVDGGAVKSI
- a CDS encoding nitroreductase family protein; its protein translation is MEQNFFEVVEARTSVRNYDASHKISEQELKDILTATAKSPSAWNLQHWHFMVFTSDEAKQRLLPIAYNQNQVTEASAVVAVLGDLEANKNVDDVYNPLVDREAMTAEVKDILAGQINRAYKNDIFARDAAFTNASLAAMTLMHASKAKGYDTCAMGGFNAKNFVEEFKVSDRYLPVMLISIGKAAKEAHQSERFDLDRLTTWL